From Vallitalea longa, one genomic window encodes:
- a CDS encoding ribulose-phosphate 3-epimerase: MKHIKIAAGLAHVSYARILDRALEADRAGVDYIHSDAADMHDLKNQQLMGGHQIIEGLREEITKPIECHIYTRECDRLFIEKIANAGCSMLILPAEHFIGAPLAYIINYCREFGMKIGLTLGCYTPLCFVDESINDIDRLHIVTHGVDDTDGKDNWGWRKSSIDLVQRARTLIDKKNPRCELAIDGGLRFDNMDPLIACNPDVVILSSAIFRDADGINAGVAKCRKALDESAAKYNL, from the coding sequence ATGAAACATATAAAAATAGCAGCAGGCTTAGCGCATGTCAGTTATGCACGTATTCTTGATAGAGCACTTGAGGCAGACAGAGCAGGAGTTGATTATATTCACTCTGATGCAGCAGATATGCATGACCTTAAGAATCAACAGCTTATGGGTGGTCACCAAATCATTGAAGGTTTAAGGGAAGAAATAACTAAACCTATAGAATGTCATATCTACACTCGGGAATGTGATCGCCTTTTTATTGAAAAAATAGCAAATGCAGGTTGTTCAATGCTGATTCTTCCAGCAGAACATTTTATAGGTGCACCTCTTGCCTATATCATCAATTACTGTAGAGAATTTGGAATGAAGATAGGTTTGACATTAGGATGTTATACACCGCTATGTTTTGTTGATGAATCAATAAATGATATTGACCGTCTTCATATTGTTACCCATGGTGTGGATGATACAGATGGTAAAGACAATTGGGGCTGGAGAAAAAGCTCAATAGATCTTGTACAACGTGCTAGAACACTTATCGACAAGAAGAACCCACGATGTGAATTGGCAATTGATGGAGGATTGAGGTTTGATAATATGGATCCACTGATTGCCTGTAACCCTGATGTTGTTATTTTATCATCAGCTATATTCCGTGATGCTGATGGAATTAATGCGGGTGTTGCAAAGTGTCGTAAAGCACTTGATGAATCTGCAGCTAAGTATAATCTGTAA
- a CDS encoding amidohydrolase: MNILLTNGLVYTMVNDEVPNVCDVLINGKKISKIGKNLTEEGARVIDCTGKVVLPGLIDAHCHIGVFGSAMGERGVDGNETTSANTPELRGIDGINPFDVEFKHSYINGVTCVSTGPGSANPICGQFVTMKTYGKTFDEMIVREPSAMKMAFGENPKSAHNGAAPVTRMGTAAIIREALFKAKRYALEKQKAEKEKKPLPAFDMKLEALVPVVEGLLPVKAHAHRADDILTALRIAKEFDLDMSIEHCSEGHLIPDQLAYANGVIIGPLIGFPHKLEVANQSPKAGRILYENGVKFAIMSDLPATHTRDILIAAGACIREGLPMLEAIKAITINAAQILKVDDRVGSIAAGKDADITVFTENPVESVNATCVLTLIEGEIIHNRVE, from the coding sequence ATGAATATTCTTTTGACAAATGGATTAGTTTACACAATGGTAAATGATGAAGTGCCTAATGTATGTGATGTATTGATTAATGGTAAGAAGATTTCTAAGATCGGTAAGAATCTTACGGAAGAAGGGGCAAGAGTCATTGACTGTACAGGAAAAGTAGTATTACCAGGTCTCATTGACGCTCATTGTCATATAGGTGTATTTGGTTCTGCTATGGGTGAAAGAGGTGTAGATGGTAATGAAACTACATCCGCAAATACCCCTGAGCTGAGGGGTATTGATGGAATTAATCCTTTTGATGTAGAATTCAAACATTCATATATCAATGGGGTAACCTGTGTTTCCACAGGTCCAGGAAGTGCAAATCCAATCTGCGGTCAGTTCGTTACTATGAAAACCTATGGTAAAACATTTGATGAAATGATTGTCAGGGAACCTTCTGCAATGAAAATGGCCTTTGGTGAAAATCCAAAGAGTGCCCACAATGGTGCAGCACCTGTTACACGTATGGGTACAGCTGCAATCATTAGAGAAGCATTATTTAAAGCAAAGCGTTATGCACTCGAAAAACAGAAAGCAGAGAAAGAAAAGAAACCATTACCTGCTTTTGATATGAAACTAGAAGCACTTGTGCCTGTAGTAGAGGGACTACTGCCTGTAAAGGCGCATGCACATCGTGCTGATGACATATTAACGGCACTGCGTATTGCAAAAGAATTCGATTTGGATATGTCCATAGAACATTGTAGTGAAGGACATCTTATTCCAGATCAACTTGCATATGCGAATGGTGTGATAATAGGACCGCTCATAGGATTTCCACATAAACTTGAGGTAGCTAATCAATCACCAAAGGCAGGGAGAATACTCTATGAGAATGGAGTGAAATTCGCCATAATGTCTGATCTTCCTGCGACGCATACCAGAGATATACTAATTGCAGCAGGGGCATGTATACGTGAAGGATTGCCTATGTTAGAGGCAATTAAGGCAATAACAATTAATGCAGCACAAATATTAAAGGTTGATGATCGTGTAGGTAGTATTGCTGCTGGTAAAGATGCAGATATTACAGTTTTTACAGAAAATCCTGTAGAGTCAGTTAATGCAACATGTGTATTGACGTTGATTGAGGGTGAGATTATCCATAATAGGGTGGAGTAA
- a CDS encoding 6-phosphofructokinase has product MSNCLIAQSGGPTTVINASLSGAIATALESTDIEIIYGAINGIQGVLNENLINLTSIFLNNKDYLETLKTTPSMFLGSCRYRLSHYQENEDEYIRIFDLLQKLDIRYFFYIGGNDSMDTVLKLYEYAQLKNIDINIIGIPKTIDNDLYGTDHTPGFGSAAKYVATTMLEIAHDAYIYDVESVTIVEIMGRNAGWLTAASALSRNEYNPSPDLIYLPEVTFSISTFLDDVRTVLKNKKNVIIAVSEGIRSANENYIAASEALATDTFGHARLKGTAKTLGHIIERTLKCKVRSIELNVLQRSAMHIASLTDINEAFSIGEQAVKYALDGISGEMMTIIRYQNDPYEHKIFHSDIKEIANREKQIPREWINDKGNDITQELVDYIRPLIIGEPSIGYKNGVPIYIDIRHLINGFGN; this is encoded by the coding sequence ATGTCTAATTGTCTTATAGCTCAATCTGGTGGACCGACAACAGTTATTAATGCTTCATTAAGTGGTGCTATTGCAACGGCTCTGGAATCTACTGATATTGAAATAATATATGGTGCTATCAATGGTATTCAAGGTGTACTCAATGAGAATCTAATAAATTTGACATCAATATTCTTAAATAATAAAGATTATTTAGAAACATTAAAAACGACTCCTTCCATGTTTTTAGGTTCTTGTCGATATAGACTATCACACTATCAAGAAAATGAAGATGAATACATACGGATATTTGATTTATTACAAAAACTAGATATAAGATATTTTTTCTATATTGGTGGTAATGATTCAATGGATACTGTATTAAAGCTATATGAATATGCACAACTGAAAAATATAGACATAAATATTATTGGAATCCCTAAGACTATTGATAATGATTTATATGGTACCGATCATACCCCTGGGTTTGGTTCTGCAGCGAAGTATGTAGCTACCACCATGTTAGAAATTGCACATGATGCGTATATATATGACGTTGAAAGTGTAACAATAGTTGAAATCATGGGTAGAAATGCTGGTTGGTTAACTGCTGCATCGGCACTATCAAGAAATGAGTATAACCCTTCTCCTGACTTAATCTACTTACCAGAAGTAACTTTCTCTATTTCAACTTTTTTGGATGATGTAAGAACTGTACTAAAAAATAAAAAAAATGTTATTATTGCGGTATCAGAAGGTATTAGAAGTGCAAATGAAAATTATATTGCTGCATCTGAAGCTCTAGCAACAGATACTTTTGGTCATGCTAGATTGAAAGGTACAGCAAAAACCTTAGGGCATATTATAGAAAGAACACTAAAATGTAAGGTAAGGTCCATTGAACTGAATGTACTCCAACGAAGCGCAATGCATATTGCATCATTAACAGATATAAATGAAGCTTTTTCTATTGGGGAACAGGCTGTAAAATATGCACTTGATGGTATATCTGGGGAGATGATGACGATCATAAGATACCAAAATGATCCATATGAACACAAAATATTTCATAGTGATATTAAAGAAATCGCAAATAGAGAGAAACAAATACCTAGAGAATGGATTAATGATAAAGGTAATGATATTACCCAAGAGTTAGTAGATTATATTCGTCCTTTAATCATTGGAGAACCTAGTATAGGTTACAAGAACGGTGTACCGATATATATAGATATACGACATTTGATTAATGGTTTTGGAAATTAA